One segment of Triticum aestivum cultivar Chinese Spring chromosome 2A, IWGSC CS RefSeq v2.1, whole genome shotgun sequence DNA contains the following:
- the LOC123185697 gene encoding purple acid phosphatase 4: MAAIAILVSALVLLSPVAAELQRVQHSPKEDGSLTVLAVGDWGRGGQFNQTLVAEQMGVIGEKLAADFVISTGDNFYNDGLAGDNDTAFFMTSFTDIYTASSLQKPWYIVLGNHDYTGDALAQQSPAIREVDSRWTSVNKSFIVEADIVDFFLVDTSPFVLKYWNESKFDWRNVAPRDTYIATLLQDLDDALAASNATWKVVVGHHPVSSGCEHGNTTELREHLLPLLKAHGVDMYLNGHDHCLQRISSVDSPVEFVTSGGGSKAWAGKFKATSDKMEFLYDGQGFLSMQLTAAEAHLAFYDVSGAVLHSWGLAKSADASISNVS; the protein is encoded by the exons ATGGCGGCGATCGCGATCCTTGTTAGCGCGCTGGTGCTGCTCTCGCCGGTGGCGGCCGAGCTGCAGCGGGTGCAGCACTCGCCCAAGGAGGACGGGTCACTGACCGTGCTCGCCGTCGGCGACTGGGGAAGGGGTGGACAGTTCAACCAGACACTGGTTGCCGAGCAG ATGGGAGTGATCGGCGAGAAGCTGGCCGCCGATTTTGTCATCTCCACCGGCGACAACTTCTACAACGACGGCCTCGCCGGCGACAACGACACGGCCTTCTTCATGACGTCCTTCACCGACATCTACACCGCCTCCAGCCTTCAGAAGCCTTGGTACATCG TCCTCGGCAACCACGACTACACGGGCGACGCGCTGGCGCAGCAGAGCCCCGCCATCCGCGAGGTGGACAGCCGGTGGACCTCCGTCAACAAGTCCTTCATCGTGGAGGCAGACATCGTGGACTTCTTCCTGGTGGACACGTCGCCCTTCGTCCTCAAGTACTGGAACGAGAGCAAGTTCGACTGGAGGAACGTGGCTCCCCGCGACACCTACATCGCCACCCTCCTCCAGGACCTGGACGACGCCCTGGCGGCGTCCAACGCGACGTGGAAGGTCGTCGTCGGCCACCACCCTGTCAGCAGCGGCTGCGAGCACGGCAACACCACCGAGCTCCGTGAGCACCTCCTCCCACTCCTCAAG GCCCATGGGGTTGACATGTACCTCAACGGCCACGACCACTGCCTGCAGCGCATCAGCAGCGTCGACAGCCCGGTGGAGTTCGTGACGAGCGGCGGCGGGTCCAAGGCGTGGGCGGGCAAGTTCAAGGCCACCTCCGACAAGATGGAGTTCCTATACGACGGCCAGGGCTTCCTGTCCATGCAGCTCACCGCGGCCGAGGCGCACCTCGCCTTTTACGACGTCTCCGGCGCCGTCCTGCACAGCTGGGGGCTCGCCAAGTCGGCCGACGCCAGCATCTCGAACGTGAGCTAG